Below is a window of Paraburkholderia kururiensis DNA.
GACTCTCGGGCGCCATCGATAGCAATACGGGCAAGTGGACCATCAGGAGCGGATCATGAAGTCGGCACTCGCAGAAGCCTGGGCCCGTTTCTGGGAAACGCGCACCGCGCGCGAAAAGCAGCTCATCACGTGGGGCGGCGCGGTGCTGGCTGTGGTGATCGGCTGGTCGGTGCTGTGGTCGCCGGCTCAAGAGGGCCGCGCGCAGCTGCGCGAGACGCTGCCCGCCATGCAGCGCCAGCTCGCGCAGATGACGGCACAGGCCAACGAGGCGCGCACGCTCTCGGCCGCGGCCCAGGGCGTGGCGCCCACGGGTGCCGCGCTGCGCGACGCTTTGGCGGCGTCGCTCAACGATCACGGCCTGCCGCCCGCGCAGGTGCAGGTGATGGGCAACGCGGTGCAGGTGCAGATGAAGAACGCGTCGTTCCCGGCGTGGGTGGCATGGCTCGACGATGCCCGCAAGCAGTTCAAGGTGCAGGTTTCCGAGGCCCACGTGACGGCGCTGAAAGCCGACGGCCAGGTGGACCTCACCGCATCGCTACAGCCGCCGGCTGTCCATTGATGGCAGACGCACGGGACTTCGCATGAGCTTCTGGATGCGCTACGTGCGCGCCGCGCTGCCGTGGCTCGTAGTGGGGCTGCTTTCGAGCGGCGTCGTGCTGCTCGCCATGCTGCCGGCCGCGTGGATTGCGCCGCAGTTCGCGAAGGCCACGCACGGGCACGTGAACCTGGTGGAGCCGGCTGGCTCGTTGTGGCACGGTTCGGCTTCGCTGATGCTCGCGGCCGGTCCGGACGAAACCGGCGCCACGATGCTGCCCGGTCGCATCGAATGGCAGACCGCGTTCTGGCCGCTTTTCACGGGCCGCGTGCAGATGCGCATGCGCCAAAGCCAGGCGATGCCCGACCCGGTCACCGTGGACGCCACCACGCGTGGCGCCGTGCTATCCGCAGGCGCGATGACCGTGCCGGCTTCGCTGCTGAGCGGCCTGGGCGCGCCCTTCAATACGCTCGATCTGCAAGGCGACGTCCGGCTTGCCTGGACCGACTGGCGCACCTTCGGCAACGAAGCGTTCGGCCGCCTCACCATCACGCTCGACGACATGAGCTCGCGCGTGTCGCTCGTGAAGCCGCTCGGCACGTACCAGGTGGTGTTTCAGGCGCAGGGCGTTTCATCGACGCTGGATCTTTCCACCCTGAAGGGGCCGCTAATGCTGGCCGGCCACGGTGTGGTTGCACCGACGTCCACGTCGTTTCAGGGCACCGCAAGCGCGACGCCCGACCAGCGCGACAACCTGGCCGGACTGCTGAATCTGCTGGGGCGCCCCACGGGGCCCGGAACGGTCGCGCTGGTGTTCTTCCGCTGACGGTTCTTTAACTCGCCGGCGCCTGGCCTGGCGCTTGACCCGGCGTTTGATCAGAAGCGGCACCGGCGGGCGCCGCGCTCTGCGATTGCGGCGCGGCTGCGGCCGGCGTCGAAGCCGGCGTGGCCGCGGGCGCCATCACGTCGCCCGTTTCGCGATCCATCTGCGCGACGTCCCAGCCGCCGCCCAACGCCTTCACGAGTCCCACCGACGACACCATCCGCTGTCCCGCCAGGCTCGCGAGCTTCTGCTCGGCCGTGAACGCCGTGGTCTGTGCCGTGAGCACGTTCAGATACGCGACGGTGCCGGCCTTGTACTCGTTCGTGATGATGTCGAGCGCGTGCTTGGCGGACTCCACCGCCTGCTGCTGCACAACGATTTCCTGCGCGAGGATGCGCTGCGATGCCAGGTTGTCTTCCACGTCCTGGAACGCGGTCAGCACGGCCAGGCGGTATGCGGCGGCCTGCTGGTCGTAGGCGGCGCGCGCGGCGTCCGTCTGCGCGCGCCGCAGGCCCGCGTCGAAGATCGTGCCGGCCAGCGACGGCCCGAGCGTCCAGAAACGCGACGGCATGGAAAGCAGCTTCGAGAACACCGAGCTTTCGAAGCCGCCGCTTGCCGAAAGCGTGAGCGAGGGGAAATACGCTGCAATTGCCACGCCGATTTCTTCGTTCGCGGCGGCAGCCTTGCGCTCGGCGGATGCGATGTCGGGGCGACGTTCGAGCAGCGCCGACGGCATTTGCACCGGCACCTGCGGCGGCACGGCGTCGAGCGGCGCGGGCGGAATGGAAAACGTGGAGGCCGGCTCGCCCACCAGCACGGCGATGGCGTGCTCGTCCTGGGCGCGCGTCACGCCGTTGTCGATGGCCGATGCCTGGGCCGATTGCAGTTGCGTTTGCGCCTGGATCACGTCGGCGCGGCCCGCCACGCCCTGGGCGTACTGGTTCTGCGTGAGTTGTAGCGAACGCGCGTAGGCGGCGACGGTGTCGTCGAGCAGCTTCTGCTGGGCGTCGAGCGAGCGCAGCGAGAAGTAGGTCTGCGCGAGCGTGGCCTGGGCGGAGAGGCGCGCGTTGGCCAGGTCGGCGGCGGCGCCTTGCTGGCTGGCTTCCTGCGCCCCCACGGTGCGGCTAATCTTGCCCCAAAGGTCGGGTTCCCAACTGGCGTCCAGCGACGCGCTGTAGCTGTTGCTGATGACGCCCGAGCGGCCGCTGGACACACTGGACGAACTGCTCGAACTGAGCGGCGTGCGCGAACGGCTGGCGCTGCCCGAAGCGGTAATGGTGGGGAAATACGACGCGCGCGCCTCGCCGACGAGCGCCCGCGCCTGGCGGTACGCGGCGGCGTACTGCGCGATCGACTGGTTGTTGCGATTGAGCTTGTCTTCGAGCGCGTTCAACTGCGCGTCGTTGTAGATGGACCACCAGTCGCCGCGATCGTGCTGGTCGGCGGGTTGCGCCACTTTCCAGCCTTCGGGCGTTTCCTTGTAGGTCGCGGGAATGGCCGTGGCCGGGCGGTGGTAGTCGGGGCCCACGGCGCAGCCTGCGAGGAGCGCCACGGCGGTGGCCATGAGCGCGAGCGTCGCGAGGTGCGGTCGGCCTGGCCGGCTGGCCGGCAGGGAACCTGGCACCGCAGCGGGCGAGCGCGTGATTCGATGAAACGGCATGCAATGAATTCCTGTCGATGCGGGCGGCGCGCATGCGGCGCCGGCCGGGCTTGCCGAATGCGGCACTGGCGTACCGCGGCGCCCGTGTGCGGCGGGACCGGACGTTCCGTCCGCAGTGCAGTGGATCGGGCAAATGGTAGCGCAGCGCGCGAACCGGCGCGAAACCGCAAGGGTAATGCGCGACAGGTGAAGGGTGTGTTACCGGCGCGGGCCCGACGATTACTCGTCGTTACGGCCTGCCGATCGCCGTGCCACGGGCGTGGCCGCGCGGCAGGCGGGCGCTTTGCCGGCGCAGGCTGCGCAAGGCTCGGCGGTGCGCGTATCGCGCTTCTGGCGCCGCCGCTCTGACCAGGCAAAGAAGAGCACCGCCAGCGAGCCGCCGGGCAGCACGAACATCGCCGCGTACAACGCGATCTTCCACCAGCGCACCGGCTTCTGGAGCGACTCCAGCGCGATGTCGGTGAGAGAGCGGCCAAGGCCGCCGAGGGCGTTTTTCAGGTACGGCATGGCGAACATCCTTGCACGCGCGGGCCGGTCGGAGTGCGCGTAATTGATTGCCTTCAATAATATTGACTATGCAATTAATTTGCAACATACTCTGCGCCAAATCAGGTGACGTGTTGTTCACTGCGGAACTTTGTCGATGAGCAATGGCCCTTACGACCCGGCTGACATCAGGCTGGAGTCCAGTCTCGGTTACTACCTGTCCAAGGCTCGCAATGTCCTCGGACAGCGGATGGACCGCGCACTCGAGCCACTGGGCCTGACCGCCTCGCAGATTGGCGTGATGCTGCTGCTGTTGTGGCGCCGCGCGAATACGCCGTACGACCTGTCGCGCGAGCTTTCGTACGACAGCGGGTCGATGACGCGCATGCTGGACAGGCTGGAGAAGAAGGGCCTTATCGTGCGTAGCCGGAGCAGCACCGACCGGCGCGTGGTGGAGCTGACGCTCACTGCACCGGGCGAGGATGCGGCCCGGCAGTTGCCGGCCATCATCGCGCGAGTGCTTAACGAGCAGTTGCGCGGCTTTTCGGAAGAAGAAGTGACGCAACTGGAGAGCCTGCTCGGGCGGTTCATCGCCAACGCGCCGGACGTGGAAACGGGCGGCTGCCCTGTGGCCGCCGGGAAAGATTCGCATTGTTGACCTAACAACGGCGCGTGACCGTACCTCAGCGCGCCGTATTGCCGGGATTTATCTGTCTGGGCAGAAAGTGTTGTTGCATGGATGTAGCGCCGCTCTCCCGGCCCGAATCCATGACATGACAGGATTCTGCCGGGCCAACGAGAGACTGGACCATGAACGCAACCGCTTCATCCGCCCTGCCCGCGCCCGCGGAACCCGCGCCGTTCTCCGGCGGCGCCCTCGCCCTGCTCACTGTCGGGCTTGCCCTCGGCACTTTCATGGAGGTGCTCGACACCTCGATTGCGAACGTCGCGGTGCCCACCATCTCGGGCAACCTCGGCGTGGCGAACAGCGAAGGCACGTGGGTGATTTCGTCGTACTCGGTGGCGTCGGCCATCGCCGTGCCGCTTACCGGTTGGCTGGCGCGCCGCGTGGGCGAAGTGAGGCTCTTCACGCTCTCCGTGCTGCTCTTCACGCTCGCTTCGGCAGCGTGCGGGTTTGCCTCCAACTTCGAGACGCTGATCGCGTTCCGGCTCGTGCAGGGTCTCGTTTCGGGCCCGATGGTGCCGCTCTCGCAGACCATCCTGATGCGCTCGTATCCGCCCGAGAAACGTGGGCTCGCGCTCGGGTTATGGGCGATGACGGTGATCGTCGCGCCCATCTTCGGCCCCGTGATGGGCGGCTGGATCACGGACAACTACACGTGGCCGTGGATCTTCTACATCAACCTGCCCATCGGCATTTTCTCCGCGACCTGCGCGTTCTTCCTCCTGCGCGGACGCGAGACGAAGACGACGAAGCAGCGCATCGACGCCGTGGGCCTCGCGCTGCTCGTGATCGGCGTGTCGTGCCTGCAGATGATGCTGGACCTCGGCAAGGACCGCGACTGGTTCAACTCGAAATTCATCGTGGCGCTCGCCATCATCGCGGTGGTCGCAATTGCGTTCATGCTCGTGTGGGAAATGACCGAAAAGGAGCCGGTGGTCGACCTTTCGCTTTTCAAAGACCGCAATTTCGCGCTCGGCGCGTTGATCATCTCGTTCGGCTACATGGCGTTTTTCGGCTCGGTGGTGATCTTCCCACTGTGGCTTCAGACGGTGATGGGCTACACGTCCGGCCTCGCGGGGCTCGCCACTGCGCCGGTCGGGCTGCTCGCACTCGTGCTCTCGCCCATGATCGGACGCAACATGGAGCGGCTGGACCTGCGCATGGTGGCAAGCTTCGCGTTTCTGGTGTTCGCGTTCGTCTCGTACTGGAACGCGAGCTTCACGCTCGACGTGCCGTTCGACAAGGTGATCCTGCCGCGGCTCGTGCAGGGCATCGGCGTGGCGTGCTTCTTCGTGCCCATGACAACGATCACGCTGTCAAGCGTGCCCGATGAACGGCTCGCGAGTGCGTCGGGGCTATCGAATTTTCTGCGCACGCTTTCGGGCGCCATCGGCACGGCGGTGAGCAATACCTTCTGGGAAAACGACGCGATTCGTCACCACGCGGTGTTGACCGAATCGGTGAGCGTCTATTCGCAAACCACGAGTTCGTTCAGCAACGCGCTCGCGAGTCTGGGCGTTGCGGGCCAGAGCGCGAATGCGCAGATCGATCAAATCATCACGCAGCAGGGCTACATGATGGCGACCAACGACTTCTTCAGGATCTCGTGCGTCGGCTTTCTTGTGCTGGCGGGGCTGGTGTGGATTACGCGGCCGAAGAAGGGCGCGGCCGCGTCCATGGGGCACTGAGGGGGCGTCGAGCGAGGCGTTGAATGAAGCCTTGAACGACGCGCTCGCTCATGCCCAACGTTGCCCGCCTCTATTGCGAGACAGGCGGACTGTCCGACGACGTGCCCGGCGATGCAGCCGGTTGATCCGGCAGCGCGCCCTGCTTCTGAGTTGCGGCGGGCGTGTGTGGCGCAGCGGGCGTCGTCTGGTTGCCGCGCACATAGGCCTTGAAGTCGGCGCCTGCGTTCCATGGGTCGGGCTTGCAGCCGAGCGAACTGTCGCAATGCGCGGCGAAGCCGATGGTCATGCTGCCATCGGGGTTCGGCGTTTTCGTGATCTCGAATGCGAGTGCGCGACGGCCGCCGTCGGGACCGGCGGTCTGGATCAGCGAGTCGTTGACGGTTTGCAGGTCGTACTTCGAATGGTCTTTTACCCAGGTCTGGGCCCGCTGCCACCAGGCATCGCATTGCGACTTGCTCGTGCACGTGAGCGGCGTGGTCGCGATCTGCATGACTTCAGGTTTGACTTCGCCACGCGTGGTGCATGCTGCGGCGGCAACGCACAGCAAGGCCGGAAAGATTCGTTTCATTGCGTTCATACCCTCCCTGAGCGGAACGGCGAGCCGCGATGATGCGGGCTCGCGTCTGTTGCCGGCCGAGGCTCGTCCAAGCCAACCCGGGTCGGCTGAGCGGCGCTCGAGTTCTTGAAAGTTGGACTGCGCGAAGGCGCGTGTGTTTCATGCGAAGCGGCGCGTCGGCACCGCGCCACGCGATGCCGTGCTGCAGAGGACAGATGCCCTGCGCGGCAGCGGGCTAGACGCTGAAGCGGTTCAGCGTGTACGCGCGATACGCGGCGACGAAAGCATCGAACGAGCCCGCTTCCTCGCGTTCCATCTTCGCCTGCTCTTCGATGGACTGCGCGGCCAGTGCCTCGAATTGCGCGGTCGTCGCGGCATCGAGCGGCCTTGCGCGGAAAAACGCCGCGTGCTCTTCGCTTTGCGCGAGGCCGAACTGCAGGAAGCTCTGCTGCCGTTCGCGCATGGTCTGCAAAACGCGCGCCGACGGCGTGAGCGATGCGTCGGCGAGTTTCGCGCGCTGCATGGCGACGGCGCGCGCGTGCTCGTCGCTGCCGGCGGCTGCGTCGAGCGTCGCCGCGGCGACGTCGATCTTCTCGAGCAATTCGGCCGCCCAATCCCGCATGGAGACCGTCTTGCCGTCGCGCGTGAGTTCGAGTCCCGGCTTGCGCCCTTCTATCGTCACGCGCCCGAAGTTGCGGTTCGCTTCGGCGTAGGCCTCGGGCGGCAGCGCGGCGCTGTCGTCGAGCACGCACGCCAGCAGGTACGCGTCCAGAAAACGCGCCGTGGGAAGCGCAATGCCCACCGGCTCGAACGGATCGATGTCCATGCAGCGCACTTCGACGTACTGCACGCCGCGCGAGGCGAGCGCATGGAGCGGACGCTCGCCGGGATACGTGACGCGCTTCGGGCGGATGGTCGAGTAGAACTCGTTTTCGATCTGCAGCACGTTCGTGTTGATCTGAATCCATTCGCCGTCGCGATGCGTGCCGATCGCCTCGTAGGGCGGATACGGCTGGCTCACCGCTTGGGCGAGCGCATCGAGATAGCCCTGCAGCGTGTCGTAATCGGCATGCAGCGCGGACTGACCCGTGGTGTTCGAATAGCCGAGGTCGCTCATGCGCAGGCTCGTCGCGTAGGGGCGATAGAGCGTGTCGGCGTCGAACGTTTCCAGCGTGTGCGGACGGCCGCGCAGGAAGCGCGCATCCAGTGCCGGCGACGCGCCGAACAGATACATGAGCAGCCAGCTCGTGCGGCGGAAGTTGCGGATGAGCGCGAAGTAGCGCTCCGACTGGTAATCGACGGCCGTTGCCGTGGATTGATGGTGCGCGTGCAGCAGGCGCCACACTTCTTCGTTCAGCGAATAGTTGTAGTGGATGCCGGCGATGCATTGCATCGTGCGTCCGTAGCGCAGTGCGAGTCCCACGCGATATACGTACTTGAGCCTGCCGATGTTCGAGCTGCCGTAACGCGCGATGGGAATGCCGTCGTCGGTGTCGGGCAAAAGGCCCGGCATCGAGCTGTTCCAGAGGATCTCGTCGTCAATCGAGCCGTACACGAAGCGATGCAGTTCGTCGAGGCGCGCGAGGGTGTCGGCCGCGTCGTGCTCGGCGGGCGTGATGAGCTCCAGCAGTGCTTCCGAGTAGTCCGTGGTGAGCGACGGATGCGTGAGCGCCGAGCCGAGCACCGCCGGATGCGGTGTCATGGCGAGCCGGCCGTCGTGCGTGACGCGCAGGCTCTCTTTTTCGATGCCGCGCAAGCCGCGCGTGAGCGCGTTGCGCTGCGGCCCGGCACTCAGCACGGAGAGGCGCTGCGAGAGAACGTCGTTCGTGCGGATGGAGGTCGTGTCTGGCATTGAGTCGGGTCAGGCAGGAGCCGCCCGTGCGCGATTCGCGTAGTGATGGCGCGGCCGCGGCAGGCGGTAAATTTTTCGGTAGCGGGCACTTTAACATCTCGTCACGCGCGCTGCTTGGCGTGCCTTCGGGCGCGGTGGGCGCCGCGTGTCGCGTGCTCTCGCGGCCGTGCCGGAGCGGTTCCGCTTCTCTTTTTGCCCTTACCTCTGCTGCGGCTTTTTGCCTTGTTTTTATATGCCGTGTGCGTTTCGCGCGCCGGATGCCGGCGTCGCCTTATCTGTAACTGCCGCGCTTGCACACCCTTGCTCTCGTCTTCAACCGCCGCGTGCCGTGCCCGCCCGGTCGGCCACCTCGTTCCATAGATGAAGGGCCGCGTACGCGCGCCACGGCCGCCACGCGTCGGTGCGCGCGCGTTGCTGCGTGGGCCTGGCGAGCGACGGGTCGCGTGCGGTAATCGACTGCATCAGCACGAGGTCCGTAGCGGGCCATGCGTCGGGATCGCGCCAGGCCCGCATGGCGACGTACTCGACGGTCCACGGTCCGATGCCGGGCAACGCGAGCAGCGACGCGCGCAATGCCGCGGCATCGTGGGTGGCGACAGCAGCGTCGTCGATGGGCACGTCGCCCGATGCCACCGCTCGCGCAAAGCCTTGCAACGCGGCGACGCGCTTGCCCGGCATGCCGATCTTGTCGAGGTCCGCGGCGGCGAGCGCGGCGGGCGTCGGAAAGCGCCACGCCGTGCTTTCGTGCGGATGACCATGGATGCGGCAGCCCGCGCGCTGCACGAGGCGCCCGATGATGGTCGTCGCGGCCTTCACACTCACCTGCTGACCGACGATAGCGCGCACCACGAGCTCGAAGCCCGACCACGCGCCCGGCACGCGCAGCCCCGGCGCGGCCTCGACGAGCGGCGCGAGCCAGGCGTCCGCGCCAAGGTGCGTGTGGATCTGCGCCGGGTTCGCATGCAGGTCGAACATGCGCGCGATGGGGGCGGCGAGCGCGTCGGCATGGCGGCTCGCCGCGCCTTCGATTGTCGCGACGACGCAGCGTTTGCGCGGGTGCCGGCGCACGGTGAGCGTGCCCTCCGCGCCGTGCCATTCGATGGCGCGGCGGTAGGCGCCGTCTTCCACTGCTTCGACGCCCAGCGTCGCGCGCCCCGCGAAAAATCGCAACAGGCGCGGCCAGTCATAAGGTGCTTTGAACGGCAGTTCCAGCGTGGCGGTGTCCGTTTCAACGGACACCGCCGACGTGAAGGGCGGGGCGGCGGCGCTCAAGCGGCGTGGTCCCAGGAAATCGGCTCGGCGGCGGGATTGCCGCTTGCCGATGTCGTCGACTTGCCGGTGGTTTCGCCGTTTCCCCTGGCCGATGTCGCGGCCGGTTGCGCGATGCCGCGCGAGGCCTCGGCGGCGAGCAATGCCGCTTTGCGCTGCAATCCCCACCGGTACCCGGCGAGCGCGCCGCCCTTCTGCACCACGCGATGACACGGAATGGCCAGCGCCACCGGATTCGACGCGCACGCGCTCGCCACGGCACGCACGGCGCGCGGCGCGCCCACGACCTCGGCGATCTGCGAGTAGCTGCGCGTTTCGCCGTACGGAATGCGCTGGAGCGCGTCCCAGACGCGTTGCTGAAACGCGGTGGCGGCGATGTCGAGCGGCAGCTCGACACGCTCCTGCTCGCCACGCAGGTACGCCTCGACCCGGGCGATGAAAGGCGCGAGGCGCGCAGGGTCTTCGGTGAGTTTCGCGTTTGAGAACTCGGCTCGGAGCTCGTCGGCGAGCGCGGCCGGCTCGTCGCCGAACGCGATCCGGCAGATGCCTTTGTCCGTGGCGGCGACGAGCACGTAACCGAGTGCTGTCGGCGCGCTCGCGTAGCGCACGACTAGCCCGGCGCCCTTGCGCCGGTACACGGAGGGCGCCATGCCGAGCTCCACGCCGGCGCTGTCGTACAGACGCGACGGCGAGCCGAAGCCGGCATCGACGCTTGCCCGCGTCACGCCGGTGCCGCGCTGGAGCGCATCGCGCAACGCGGCGGCGCGACGAGCGGCCTGATATTGCCGCGGCGACACGCCCACTACCCGCTTGAACAGCCGCTGGAGGTGGAATGGGCTCAGGTGCACGGCATCGCTCAACTGCGCGAGCGTGAGGCGCTCGTGCGCAGCGGCGTCCAGCACGGCACACGCACGATTGACGACCTCCAGCTCGCGCGGCAGCCCGCCCGGCTGACAGCGTTTGCACT
It encodes the following:
- a CDS encoding type II secretion system protein M encodes the protein MKSALAEAWARFWETRTAREKQLITWGGAVLAVVIGWSVLWSPAQEGRAQLRETLPAMQRQLAQMTAQANEARTLSAAAQGVAPTGAALRDALAASLNDHGLPPAQVQVMGNAVQVQMKNASFPAWVAWLDDARKQFKVQVSEAHVTALKADGQVDLTASLQPPAVH
- the gshA gene encoding glutamate--cysteine ligase — translated: MPDTTSIRTNDVLSQRLSVLSAGPQRNALTRGLRGIEKESLRVTHDGRLAMTPHPAVLGSALTHPSLTTDYSEALLELITPAEHDAADTLARLDELHRFVYGSIDDEILWNSSMPGLLPDTDDGIPIARYGSSNIGRLKYVYRVGLALRYGRTMQCIAGIHYNYSLNEEVWRLLHAHHQSTATAVDYQSERYFALIRNFRRTSWLLMYLFGASPALDARFLRGRPHTLETFDADTLYRPYATSLRMSDLGYSNTTGQSALHADYDTLQGYLDALAQAVSQPYPPYEAIGTHRDGEWIQINTNVLQIENEFYSTIRPKRVTYPGERPLHALASRGVQYVEVRCMDIDPFEPVGIALPTARFLDAYLLACVLDDSAALPPEAYAEANRNFGRVTIEGRKPGLELTRDGKTVSMRDWAAELLEKIDVAAATLDAAAGSDEHARAVAMQRAKLADASLTPSARVLQTMRERQQSFLQFGLAQSEEHAAFFRARPLDAATTAQFEALAAQSIEEQAKMEREEAGSFDAFVAAYRAYTLNRFSV
- a CDS encoding DHA2 family efflux MFS transporter permease subunit, with the translated sequence MNATASSALPAPAEPAPFSGGALALLTVGLALGTFMEVLDTSIANVAVPTISGNLGVANSEGTWVISSYSVASAIAVPLTGWLARRVGEVRLFTLSVLLFTLASAACGFASNFETLIAFRLVQGLVSGPMVPLSQTILMRSYPPEKRGLALGLWAMTVIVAPIFGPVMGGWITDNYTWPWIFYINLPIGIFSATCAFFLLRGRETKTTKQRIDAVGLALLVIGVSCLQMMLDLGKDRDWFNSKFIVALAIIAVVAIAFMLVWEMTEKEPVVDLSLFKDRNFALGALIISFGYMAFFGSVVIFPLWLQTVMGYTSGLAGLATAPVGLLALVLSPMIGRNMERLDLRMVASFAFLVFAFVSYWNASFTLDVPFDKVILPRLVQGIGVACFFVPMTTITLSSVPDERLASASGLSNFLRTLSGAIGTAVSNTFWENDAIRHHAVLTESVSVYSQTTSSFSNALASLGVAGQSANAQIDQIITQQGYMMATNDFFRISCVGFLVLAGLVWITRPKKGAAASMGH
- the ada gene encoding bifunctional DNA-binding transcriptional regulator/O6-methylguanine-DNA methyltransferase Ada gives rise to the protein MKTAWATDTERWDAVTRRNAEADGAFFYGVRTTGVFCRPSCASRLPRRGNVQFFASADAARAAGYRECKRCQPGGLPRELEVVNRACAVLDAAAHERLTLAQLSDAVHLSPFHLQRLFKRVVGVSPRQYQAARRAAALRDALQRGTGVTRASVDAGFGSPSRLYDSAGVELGMAPSVYRRKGAGLVVRYASAPTALGYVLVAATDKGICRIAFGDEPAALADELRAEFSNAKLTEDPARLAPFIARVEAYLRGEQERVELPLDIAATAFQQRVWDALQRIPYGETRSYSQIAEVVGAPRAVRAVASACASNPVALAIPCHRVVQKGGALAGYRWGLQRKAALLAAEASRGIAQPAATSARGNGETTGKSTTSASGNPAAEPISWDHAA
- a CDS encoding type II secretion system protein N, whose protein sequence is MSFWMRYVRAALPWLVVGLLSSGVVLLAMLPAAWIAPQFAKATHGHVNLVEPAGSLWHGSASLMLAAGPDETGATMLPGRIEWQTAFWPLFTGRVQMRMRQSQAMPDPVTVDATTRGAVLSAGAMTVPASLLSGLGAPFNTLDLQGDVRLAWTDWRTFGNEAFGRLTITLDDMSSRVSLVKPLGTYQVVFQAQGVSSTLDLSTLKGPLMLAGHGVVAPTSTSFQGTASATPDQRDNLAGLLNLLGRPTGPGTVALVFFR
- a CDS encoding efflux transporter outer membrane subunit is translated as MATAVALLAGCAVGPDYHRPATAIPATYKETPEGWKVAQPADQHDRGDWWSIYNDAQLNALEDKLNRNNQSIAQYAAAYRQARALVGEARASYFPTITASGSASRSRTPLSSSSSSSVSSGRSGVISNSYSASLDASWEPDLWGKISRTVGAQEASQQGAAADLANARLSAQATLAQTYFSLRSLDAQQKLLDDTVAAYARSLQLTQNQYAQGVAGRADVIQAQTQLQSAQASAIDNGVTRAQDEHAIAVLVGEPASTFSIPPAPLDAVPPQVPVQMPSALLERRPDIASAERKAAAANEEIGVAIAAYFPSLTLSASGGFESSVFSKLLSMPSRFWTLGPSLAGTIFDAGLRRAQTDAARAAYDQQAAAYRLAVLTAFQDVEDNLASQRILAQEIVVQQQAVESAKHALDIITNEYKAGTVAYLNVLTAQTTAFTAEQKLASLAGQRMVSSVGLVKALGGGWDVAQMDRETGDVMAPAATPASTPAAAAPQSQSAAPAGAASDQTPGQAPGQAPAS
- a CDS encoding MarR family winged helix-turn-helix transcriptional regulator, coding for MSNGPYDPADIRLESSLGYYLSKARNVLGQRMDRALEPLGLTASQIGVMLLLLWRRANTPYDLSRELSYDSGSMTRMLDRLEKKGLIVRSRSSTDRRVVELTLTAPGEDAARQLPAIIARVLNEQLRGFSEEEVTQLESLLGRFIANAPDVETGGCPVAAGKDSHC
- a CDS encoding multidrug ABC transporter ATPase translates to MFAMPYLKNALGGLGRSLTDIALESLQKPVRWWKIALYAAMFVLPGGSLAVLFFAWSERRRQKRDTRTAEPCAACAGKAPACRAATPVARRSAGRNDE
- a CDS encoding DNA-3-methyladenine glycosylase family protein, whose protein sequence is MSAAAPPFTSAVSVETDTATLELPFKAPYDWPRLLRFFAGRATLGVEAVEDGAYRRAIEWHGAEGTLTVRRHPRKRCVVATIEGAASRHADALAAPIARMFDLHANPAQIHTHLGADAWLAPLVEAAPGLRVPGAWSGFELVVRAIVGQQVSVKAATTIIGRLVQRAGCRIHGHPHESTAWRFPTPAALAAADLDKIGMPGKRVAALQGFARAVASGDVPIDDAAVATHDAAALRASLLALPGIGPWTVEYVAMRAWRDPDAWPATDLVLMQSITARDPSLARPTQQRARTDAWRPWRAYAALHLWNEVADRAGTARGG